The Euwallacea fornicatus isolate EFF26 chromosome 14, ASM4011564v1, whole genome shotgun sequence nucleotide sequence TCACgccaaaaaaattctttcctTGTCCAGAACACCAATTTGCCATCACTTCAATAGAATTATCGATACTTGTCGATGTGAACGCTGCCGTCGTTTATGAAAAATGCCatgaaagtttattaaaaaaatgtttaaggtTCTTTTGGTCTGTTCCTTTTGAGATCAATAATGGCGTTCTCTCATGGAGAAATGACGGATGTGGCTATAATTACAGGTCTAAAGAGGTCTATACCATTGAAGTTAGGAGTGGATATCTAAAATGTGCAGAACACTGGCAAGTTCCTTCGTCTGAGagaaagaattattaagtgcGTAACGTGTGAACAATATAACTCCACAAAAATCAAAACgcacagaaaaataaaaaaagattgatGTTGGGATTTGTGCGAGATGTAGTCGGAAATAAACAGCCCCATTATCATTTACGTCTCGCATTACCACAACACTATAATCACATAATATAATAGACGTTCAACAAAGGACAATAAATGCCTTTGATTTGAATGACTCAAATTTGCATATGTACTCACACGCTTTCTAAACGTTCACACGCTTTACTGTTGCCTCTACGACATCACATTGGTTTGTCCGAAGCATTCAGTATACTTGAAGTACGTTTTAATATGTTATAATTAGGTATCTTAACAGAATATTTCTAATGTACACGTGCATTTGTCCACAGTGAGCCGATCCACATTTCGAGAGAACAGCTTGGGAGCAAAACTCAGGAACAAACCATGTTATGTTGCGCAGGCAATTCTTTCATCgaaacgttttgtttaagttgAAATAAAGGAATTTCTCAGATTGCTAATGTTCACGTTTTATTCACAATAAGGCCAAATACTGCCTCAATTTACATCAACTAGGAGATTTTCAGTAAGTAAGTCTAGTTGCGCCTCCGCCCCACGGATGCGCAACAACCATCCTGgacataattaaacaaaaacttaattaatctaaatttagtcgatttgtatatttttatcttatttgCACCTTCAGACCGCAATTCAATAGATACTTCTCCTTACTGCGCCGTTACTGTTTTTCTCTGTGCGTGTCGGTGGTGTGTCTGTCCCTTTTGTTTCTCGCAACTGTTcttcatatatatatttcaccATTCTGTCAACAAGGTAATGAGTGGAGAGAGAGTACTGTGAGACAGTGGGTACTAGTGGGTACCCATTGATATTAATCGGTGCGACCACGACGTCGTGCGGTTCCTCGCTGTCCGCTAAAATTCCGGCACGGTTTGAATGCGATCTCAAAGTATTCGGCTTATTTGTGcggtaaatttttgaaacaatggTGCAAAAATCCCAGGACAGTGTACCGGCTTACCTGGTACTAGAAAATGGGGTGGTACTGGCGGGAAAATCTTTTGGCGCTGTTAAACAGACTGATGGCGAAGTTGGTAAGTGGACTTCAGACTGAGCACACGTGCGGAGTTTTGAGGTTAACTTCGATTTGTGCGTTATTATAGATATTTTAGTAGTATCTCTGCTTTATCTattgtttttatgtttaatcTAGTTTTGTTTCgacaaaaaacaattgaaataaaagtttcgTCCTTTCGATTATATTCTATTACCCTCGTTATGTACCCTATGTGtagtatataaataataacaatacgATACGTAGAAAAGTATCAAAGAGTTCAATGAGCAAAGGCTCTCACGGCGTACGAGAAATGGtcaatctaaaaatattctctatggggacaattttcaaacttctaAACTTCGCTTTGCTCGGACATAAGTGCCGGCCAGTCGTAAAATGGTGCGGCAAGATGCAAACAGAATTTGTTTAGCTGTTGAAGACGTGAGACGGTTTTCATCACAAAGCTCTTCCCTGTCTTGAATTTGAGGACCAATCGCAGTTATTTTTCGATTTGCTGAACAGTTAATTCTCCTTTTTTAAATGCggaattatcaaaattaattaaatattatacaggatgtttcagaaTAACACAGCCGACTGCTGATGGTAGGTTCCTGTGAccgaaataagaaataaagtttAGGCGAACGTAGGTCCGTTTTCGTTTCCTGTCAGAAATACAGAGttatagaaatattatttgttttttagttttttgctaaTAAGACCATTCcgacgtattttttttttttgaaaattgggcGACATAAACTAGACGTATAGACACGTCTTTTAAGaggaaaacaatgtttttgatTCCCCCAGTGACGCCCCCATTGATGTGACCCTGGCCATtttagacaaaaaatattgtacaccactggttaaaaaataataatcattttctgaatatttgaaatttctatgaaaaacaGGTCTCTTGGCAGCTTTTCATAAGgttaattttcattgaaaaaaataaaacacaaaaatcatAAACGCAATAATTTATTCGTTTGGCACAATAAAAAACACACCAAAGATTTTTGATAGAGTGTGTGATAATATGCGAAAAAGGGCCGAGGTATGCATTCTTGCAGGCGGAGGGTATTTTCAACActttatttagttttcttttaCAAGTAATGTAACGAACTTAATTTGTTCTTGCAGACTTCATATTAGttatgaaaattgtatttttttcatagaaacggTTAacgttatgaaaaatattcaacagacattttttgcataaaaggTTGAAGTaaccagaaaattattttttttttacgagtgacgtatcatatttttcgtttcaagtGTTCAGGGTCTCATCAATGGGGAAACCACTGGTAAAATTAAGAACATTATTTCCCCTTGAAAGACGTGTCTCTACACCTACTTTACGCtcccaatttttatataaaacatgTAACGGTAGAACGGgcttattacaaaaaaaaattaaagagataataattttgtatcACCCTATATTTTAGACAGGAAGAGAAAACGGACTCATACTCGtacgaatttgtttttttatttcacagGAACCTACAGTGAGCAGTTGACTTATTTTGATACTCTCTGTGTATCTCGATGAAAAATCTTTGTTTTAATAGTCTGTAACGGTCGAATCCTACGTAAATGATATGTGTAGATGAAACAAATGGATAAATGCAAATCAATGTAAAATAACAATGCTGATAATGACAACGTTGCCGTCGACTCATTCATTAGGTCACTAGAGAAATAATGGACCATATACGTGTCCCTATTAATCTGCGTATTTATTATAGAACCACGGCATAAAAACGCATTTCACAGTCTGGCATATTGATTAAAACTAGCGGAAGCAAAAAAAGTGATTCTGGCACGACCCAATATTTACTGACCCTTTGATGGATTACGTTAGTGTCATTAACTGGACTACCTAGGAAGATTTATTTCTAGTTGGAATGATTATTGACCtaggaatttaattattttttccacattttttttagttttccaaACTGGCATGGTGGGATACCCCGAGTCACTAACGGATCCAAGTTATCATTCCCAACTTCTTGTGTTAACGTATCCGATAATAGGAAATTATGGGGTACCAGCGGAAACGAATGATGAAAACGGGCTACCATAGTAAGTGCAAAACTAATTGATTTTATCTCTTTATCCGATTCTTCCTGATCTTCgtattgaaatttgatatagtTTGTTCCGCGTTGTAGCTTTTTTGAATCTTACCGAATATGGTCGGCGGCCCTGATCGTGGGCGAATATTGCGATAAACCAAGTCATTGGCGTAATGTGAAAACATTGTCAAAATGGATGCAAGAACAGAACATTCCAGGAATTcaggtatttttaaaataaataatgtgttaTTACATAGATACTTGACCAACTTACACGGAAATTTTAGGGTATAGACACAAGAAACTTAACAAAGATTATAAGGGAAAAGGGGACCATGCTagggaaaattgtttataagcTACCAGAAGTTTCAGGAAATTTGACAATAGCGGatccaaatttgagaaatttggttgAGGAGGTCTCAGTAAAGGTAAATCGCCGTAGTTCTACAACAACGagcctgtattttttttctatacagAAACCCATAACGTACAACGCATCAGGCAAGCCGAGGATATTAGCAGTTGACTGTGGCCTTAAATATAATCAGATAAGGTGTTTCTTGAAACGTGGAGCTAGAGTAGACCTAGTGCCTTGGAACCATAAATTAAACGTAGAGCAATTCGATGGTTTGTTTCTCAGCAATGGACCGGGAAACCCAGAGATGTGCAAGGAGGTTATAGAACAAATCAAGCTGGTTTTGAAGAGCGATCGAAAAAAACCAATATTTGGTATTTGTTTGGGTCATCAACTATTATCTATGGCCATTGGATGccaaagtttcaaaatgaaGTAACGTCTCCTCAAATATTGCGTAAGAACTCCCTATCGCGTTTTCCCATTTCCTAGGTATGGTAACCGTGGGCATAACCAGCCCTGCATCCACAATAGCACTTCTCGATGTTACATGACTTCGCAAAATCACGGATATGCGATCGATGCTGAAACTCTCCCTGCAGATTGGGAACCATTATTTACAAACGCCAATGACAATACCAATGAGGGCATAATACATGAAAATGAGCCCTATTTTAGCGTCCAGTTCCATCCTGAGCATATGGCAGGGCCTGAAGACTTAGAGTGCTTGTTTGACGTGTTTCTGGATGCAGTCAACGCGGGCCCCAGCTCTGGATGCAGCATTAAGCAGCGTTTGCAACAAAAGCTGCAATTTGCGAGCAAAGTACCCCCAACGATAAATGAGAAACCCAAGAAGGTGCTGATCATCGGATCGGGGGGTCTGTCCATAGGGCAAGCAGGAGAGTTTGACTACTCAGGCTCTCAAGCCATAAAAGCCCTCAAAGAGGAAAACATTCAAACTCTGCTCATAAACCCCAATATTGCCACAGTCCAAACCTCCAAAGGCTTGGCtgataaagtttattttttacccCTGGTGCCTGAATATGTAGAGCAAGTAATACGCTCGGAACGGCCCAGTGGGGTGCTTTTGACTTTTGGAGGGCAAACGGGGCTGAATTGCGGAGTGGAGTTACAGAAACAGGgagtttttgataaatatcaCTGCAAGATTTTGGGGACACCCATTCAAGCGATCATAGACACTGAAGACAGGAAAGTGTTCACTGAAAGAGTGGGGGAAATTGGGGAGAAAGTGGCTCCAAGCATGGCAGTTTATTCAGTTTCGGAGGCTTTAAGTGCGGCCGAGCAGTTGGGGTACCCAGTTATGGCCAGAGCAGCCTTTTCTTTAGGAGGATTAGGATCAGGTAAATAAGTTTCTTGTTTAGTCCAACCATTCTGGATATTCCTGAGACAATTCAGTGGCATTTTTAAGTTCAgtaattaaagaaaactaaatttagtttcaaggaaaatattattgacgAGTTTAAAGATTTTCCTGCAAATTTTTGCCAGGCATGGCAAGCGTagcaatttttctaattaaagtaATGTATGcgtgatttttttacttattccCTAATTTAGGTTTTGCGAACACAAAAGAAGAACTGACTGTTTTGGCCACCCAAGCCTTGGCACACTCCAGCCAGCTCATCATCGATAAATCATTAAAAGGTTGGAAGGAAGTGGAGTACGAAGTGGTCCGTGACGCATATGACAACTGCATAACTGTCTGCAACATGGAAAACGTAGACCCTTTGGGCATCCATACTGGAGAATCCATCGTAGTCGCCCCCAGCCAGACTTTATCAAATCGAGAATACAATATGTTGCGAACCACCGCTATAAACGTTATAAGACACTTTGGAGTTGTCGGCGAATGCAATATCCAGTACGCCTTGAGCCCCTTTTCCGAGGAGTACTACATCATTGAAGTTAATGCCCGACTGTCCAGGAGTTCTGCTCTAGCAAGCAAGGCCACAGGATATCCGTTGGCGTATGTGGCTGCAAAACTCTCTCTAGGAATAGCTTTgccagaaattaaaaattcagttaCTGGAAACACCACTGCCTGCTTCGAGCCCAGTTTGGATTACTGTGTGGTAAAAATTCCTCGCTGGGATCTCCACAAGTTTTCCAGAGTGAGCACCAAAATTGGTAGTTCAATGAAAAGCGTGGGGGAAGTGATGGCTGTTGGGAGGAAGTTTGAAGAGGCTTTTCAAAAGGCTTTGAGGATGGTGGATGAGAATTTTCCTGGGTTTGATCCGTTTATGCAAGAGGTAAGTTTAGGTTGAGAGACCAATTTTCAAGACTCGATTGAAACTTTTGATATCGTCAGCTAATCGTACCATACCACCCCTCATAACGTAATCGCTAGAGTGAGGTTGTTGAGACGCACTGTGTGCTTATAGGTCATGAATATGTTTAAATCGCAGGGTTGTATACAATGACAAAAATGTCAAGATTCAGATCGTCAGCatcagaatttattttaatataatctcTGAGGAAGGCTGAAATGTAGGTTGAAATTTCAGTGTTCTGAGGTTGCCGTTATTGCCTTATGTCCTATACAAGTATCACCAGGTCAAGTAGAAACATAGGTATTGTGCAAATGCGAAAAGGACCGCATAGGTCTTAATATGCCTCCGACAAAGACCAGCAAGGAAAAGGGCGAAGTCAGTTCGGCCACCGTCTTCGATTCGATGTTTTAATTGCTATCGATTTCGCCGCCTTTTCATGGAAGGATGGAAGGAAGccatttctatggaaatttgTAGAAATATCAGAGCAATAAGcagcaatataaataaattgaaaaaatgattaattcaTCACAACTtgaattagtaaaaattctgaaaggGTCAGTAATTAACACTGGACCGATTCCGCACATGACAGAATGGTACTCTCGGTACTGGAACCTATCAGAAATCGTTGAAAGGCCATCCAGCCCATACTACCCATCTTTCccctatatttttaaacagtaTACCCGCttttaaggtaaaaaaattttttggtttGAAATTCTACGCCAAAAAATCACAAACACAAAACGCAAGAGTGGATAAGTCGTTTAAAAGTATATTAAATAAGACaactttgatgaaattttcaaagagaTATGGGAATTTCATGAGCATGGGCATTTCATTGCATGAGCTACCATTGAGCAATATCGAGGAATATGAAGTTTAGATTTTCCTATTCTTTAGGCGGCTATGTTGTGTTCGAAAAGGCACATTTACCAACAAAAACTATCCTTTCTTATAGGAAATTAAtgtagattttcaaaatgtagtCCTTTTGGTGTTTTAAGTGGAAGAAGCGGAGAAGTAACAAATGtggatttaaaattaagatattcgacgaaatttactaaaatgcCTATATCTCAAAGAGTCATTCTGGCAGCATTTAAATTAGTTGATACACCATGTATATATTGGAGTACAAGTAAGCATTTAGCCCTTTCTGTTTTAGGTCAACGATGCTGAGTTAATGGAACCAACGGATAAGCGCATGTTCGTCATAGCTGCCGCCCTAAAATCTGGATACACCGTGGAAAAACTGTACGATCTCACAAAAATCGACAGGTGGTTCCtgcagaaaatgaaaaacataatCAACTGTTACACCCTTATGGAAACGATCAATCAAGACGACGTTTCTGACGATTTACTATTAGAAGCCAAATGCTCGGGATTTTCTGATAAACAAATAGCGAAAGCTCTATCCAGCACTGAACTGGCGATTAGGAAAAAGCGGGAAAAATCTTGCATTAAACCGTGGGTTAAACAGATTGATACTGTGGCCGCAGAGTGGCCAGCTACCACCAATTACTTATACCTCACGTACAATGCATTACAGCACGACCTAGATTTCAACGAACAACACATTATGGTGATTGGCTCGGGAGTCTACAGAATTGGAAGTTCTGTGGAGTTCGATTGGTGCGCTGTGGGGTGTTTAAGAGAACTAAAACGTCTGGgcaaaaaaactataatgGTCAATTATAATCCTGAAACTGTCAGTACCGACTACGACATGTCGGACCGCCTATATTTTGAAGAGATTTCGTTTGAGGTGGTCATGGACATTTACAACGTGGAACAGCCAGAGGGAATAATCTTGTCAATGGGAGGGCAACTGCCTAATAACATTGCCCTTGATCTGCATCGCCAGCAGACAAGGATTCTGGGAACTTCCCCAGATAGCATTGACGGGGCCGAGAATCGGTTCAAGTTTTCCAGAATGTTGGATCGAATTGGCATCATGCAACCAGAATGGAAGAACCTTACTTCAGTGGATGACGCCATTGAGTTTTGCCAGAAAGTTGGATATCCATGCTTAGTGCGTCCATCATACGTACTGAGTGGGGCTGCGATGAACGTGGCTCATTCCAATCAAGACCTGAAAACCTACTTGAGCGTCGCTAGCAAGGTCAGCAAGGAGAGCCCTGTggtgatatccaaatttcttctggAATCTAAGGAAATTGACGTCGATGCTGTTGCTTACGAAGGAATTATTCTTTGCATTGCTGTCTCTGAGCATGTGGAGAACGCAGGAGTTCATTCTGGAGACGCCACTTTAGTTACCCCACCTCAAGACATCAACAACAAAACGCTGGAAAAAATCATGTGTATTACCAAGTCCATTGCAGCTTCCTTGGAAGTGACTGGTCCGTTCAACATGCAGCTGATTGCGAAAGACAATGACCTCAAGGTGATCGAGTGTAATGTCCGAGTGTCCAGGTCCTTTCCCTTCGTTTCTAAAACTCTGAACCATGATTTTGTGGCTATGGCGACTAGAACCATAATCGGCGAGACGGTGGATCCAGTAGATGTTCTAGGGGGCTGTGGTAAAGTTGGCGTAAAAGTACcccaattttccttttcaagACTAGCCGGGGCGGACTTTATGTTGGGGGTGGAAATGGCGTCCACCGGGGAGGTCGCTTGTTTCGGGGAAAACAGGTACGAGGCGTATCTTAAAGCCATGATGAGCACCGGCTTTAGCATTCCCAAGAAATCGATATTGTTATCGATAGGCAGTTTTAAGGTACGAGGGCGAAAGTTTATTGAACTGAGACGCAATAATTGTTGCTATTTTTGTAGCATAAATTGGAGCTTCTTCCGAGCATgcgaattttacaaaaattagacTATCAGCTCTATGCCAGTTTGGGAACGGCCGATTTTTATACTGAGAACGGCGTTAAGgtaagtcaaaaatttttacttacaCAGGATGTCCGGGAATCGGGCGGCGAACGTTGCGCAAAGAAATCTTCAACTTACGATACTATTAATTTACTGTACATACAGCGTGTCTCTGAAATGACTGTACAACGGTTAATCAAAAATTCCTTAGCCAAAAATAAAGCGTTCTAGGCAATCTTACCTACGTCCAATCTTGCGTCGGTTTGCCGATACAGTGCGCCaaagttctcaaattaatatcgtttttttttttttaatccctAAAGgcttttatcgattttcgGTGATTGTGGAACTAAGAGGTACTACATAAATTGGCTTCTTTTGACGTGAGCGGAATCTTCCTAATACgcggaaatattaaaaatggcgtGTGATTggtaaataaaagtttgtatttcTACTACCCCCTGtaggaataaattaaattttttctcaccctttagctgattttatttagaaacttttttgtcttttggaaaatatttaccaGACATACAGTTTtcgtacaaaaaaaatgttttaggaTACCTTACAATTCAGCATTCTTGTGAAAACGACGTTAAAAACAGACCTATACGATACCCAAAGtacagataatttttttaaagcgaaCTTACGTTTTCAGACAAACGGTGAATATTTGAACACTTGTTATAAGAAGGAAGCTAAATTGCTAATTATTGTGAAATTATcactttttttcatgtttttgttCCGATTAACAGCATTAATGAGTTCCAAGGTATcccttaataactttttttgtagGAAAACTGCATGCCTGGAAAAACATGTACAAGAGtccaaaaagtttcaaaataaagtcagctaatggcaaaaaattaaactcattcgtacagggtgtaacaaaactataaacttttatttacgaaCTACGcgctatttttaatatttttgtgtaGGTTGCGCTCACGTCAAAATTCACCTATTTATGCAATAACTTTTAGTtccaaaatttgtgaaaatcaGTAAAAGcgtttagcaatttttttgaaaaaacgatattaatctGAGAACTTTGGTCCCCTGTAgagacaaaaagaaaaaaaccattGGACATAGGGAAGGTTGCCTAGAACATCGTACTTTTgattaaggaaattttggtCAAGTGTTATATAGTAATTTcagggacactctgtataaacgaACATATTCCAACAATCTCTCgcttttatttcatattaagTGGATATGGcgacgaacaaaaaaaataaaatttttacacaatgtgtcaaatatctaataaacaactagagataaataaatattaataatagttttgaaaatacgAGAAATCGCCCTTTGCGCGGTCATTTGTGTCGTCTGCGACTTACCCTGCAAAATTAGGAATATTCATAATACCACTTCAAATTGGATATGCTATTAAATGTAGAACataataaatgtattatttaaagaTAAGCCCTGCCATtcggttttaaattaaaggttGCACAAAAATACTAATTCTTACTTGAGATTTATCTTCTTTTAATAACAAAGATCTGATTATAATCACTATTAATAGGCGAAACGTTCCATacaaaagattttttacatACTTACTGcgaattatataaaaataaaaatttccctcATTGATTTCGTAGTATTAGCTTAACGTAAGCAGCTACTTAGTTTATTGAAATGTAAACACATCATGTCGTAATATGCTCTGATGGTTTTCGGGTACTTTCATGTACAGAATGAACGAAACAAATGCGTTATATATTGTATATAGGACCAAAAgttccgcataaattcgttaaaaaaagaagaaaatatttttcttggaaatgctgaaacacgtcaaaaattgttttagttgtgtattttttaacgGAACAGAGGTGTATACAGGGAAGCCCAGATAgaagataaatgtacttttttatttttttcttacgttTTTGAgtagtttgaaaatttttgagtttaatAACAACACGATCAATTTATTGAATGAAGGGGGTAATTCGAGTGGCCTG carries:
- the rudimentary gene encoding multifunctional protein r isoform X3, encoding MVQKSQDSVPAYLVLENGVVLAGKSFGAVKQTDGEVVFQTGMVGYPESLTDPSYHSQLLVLTYPIIGNYGVPAETNDENGLPYFFESYRIWSAALIVGEYCDKPSHWRNVKTLSKWMQEQNIPGIQGIDTRNLTKIIREKGTMLGKIVYKLPEVSGNLTIADPNLRNLVEEVSVKKPITYNASGKPRILAVDCGLKYNQIRCFLKRGARVDLVPWNHKLNVEQFDGLFLSNGPGNPEMCKEVIEQIKLVLKSDRKKPIFGICLGHQLLSMAIGCQSFKMKYGNRGHNQPCIHNSTSRCYMTSQNHGYAIDAETLPADWEPLFTNANDNTNEGIIHENEPYFSVQFHPEHMAGPEDLECLFDVFLDAVNAGPSSGCSIKQRLQQKLQFASKVPPTINEKPKKVLIIGSGGLSIGQAGEFDYSGSQAIKALKEENIQTLLINPNIATVQTSKGLADKVYFLPLVPEYVEQVIRSERPSGVLLTFGGQTGLNCGVELQKQGVFDKYHCKILGTPIQAIIDTEDRKVFTERVGEIGEKVAPSMAVYSVSEALSAAEQLGYPVMARAAFSLGGLGSGFANTKEELTVLATQALAHSSQLIIDKSLKGWKEVEYEVVRDAYDNCITVCNMENVDPLGIHTGESIVVAPSQTLSNREYNMLRTTAINVIRHFGVVGECNIQYALSPFSEEYYIIEVNARLSRSSALASKATGYPLAYVAAKLSLGIALPEIKNSVTGNTTACFEPSLDYCVVKIPRWDLHKFSRVSTKIGSSMKSVGEVMAVGRKFEEAFQKALRMVDENFPGFDPFMQEVNDAELMEPTDKRMFVIAAALKSGYTVEKLYDLTKIDRWFLQKMKNIINCYTLMETINQDDVSDDLLLEAKCSGFSDKQIAKALSSTELAIRKKREKSCIKPWVKQIDTVAAEWPATTNYLYLTYNALQHDLDFNEQHIMVIGSGVYRIGSSVEFDWCAVGCLRELKRLGKKTIMVNYNPETVSTDYDMSDRLYFEEISFEVVMDIYNVEQPEGIILSMGGQLPNNIALDLHRQQTRILGTSPDSIDGAENRFKFSRMLDRIGIMQPEWKNLTSVDDAIEFCQKVGYPCLVRPSYVLSGAAMNVAHSNQDLKTYLSVASKVSKESPVVISKFLLESKEIDVDAVAYEGIILCIAVSEHVENAGVHSGDATLVTPPQDINNKTLEKIMCITKSIAASLEVTGPFNMQLIAKDNDLKVIECNVRVSRSFPFVSKTLNHDFVAMATRTIIGETVDPVDVLGGCGKVGVKVPQFSFSRLAGADFMLGVEMASTGEVACFGENRYEAYLKAMMSTGFSIPKKSILLSIGSFKHKLELLPSMRILQKLDYQLYASLGTADFYTENGVKVQSVEWTFENIDDMASESELKHLAEFLSSKKFDMVINIPMRNGGARRVSSFMTHGYRTRRLAIDYSIPLITDVKCTKLLVEAIRLIGKAPPMKTHTDCMSSRNLTKLPGFIDVHVHVREPGATHKEDYASCTAAALAGGVTLILAMPNTNPPIVNEESFLLAKKLAKEGARCDYGLFVGASSDNASSICELANEAAGLKMYLNETFTTLRLNDLTEWDKHLSAWPKKAPLCVHAESQTTAAIIFLASLVNRPVHICHVARKEEILIVKAAKEKGLKVTCEVCPHHLFLSTKDIQKLGSQKSQVRPVLVSPEDQQALWDNMHVIDCFATDHAPHTIEEKLSDTPPPGFPGLETILPLLLNAINENRLTIEDVVNKFYKNPKKIFGLPEQPNTYVEVDMDEEWIVPSAMPYSKSKWTPFAGKKIKGAVHRVVLRGEVAYVDGQVLVQPGFGQNVRDLDKRLFSNLSASLNELRPPSALDRPMSPLPHLDRTDYDNDGHTNEMFSKLLSADNKSSTDDFMRSNMRKQVHFANDIHERSVVSPIPPLTSRIRTDSFSNQERQMRSKGEGLLATHVSSEISHHHAHGVTGKHILSVDMFSKEQLNYIFNLAQTFRVYVSKERPLDHILKGKLMASVFYEVSTRTCSSFAAAMQRLGGSVIYMDESSSSVKKGETLVDSLAVMAGYSDVIVLRHPGQEPVLKASLQCRKPIINAGNGIGEHPSQALLDVFTIREEIGTVNGLVITLVGDLKNGRTVHSLAKLLTLYNVNLRYVCTSNLRMPPEIMKFVAERGIHQQEFNTLEEVLPDTDVLYMTRIQQERFATREDYKKACGHFTVTPQLMTKAKKRMIVMHPLPRVDEISPEFDSDPRAAYFRQAEGGMYIRMALLSMVLGRC
- the rudimentary gene encoding multifunctional protein r isoform X4, with protein sequence MVQKSQDSVPAYLVLENGVVLAGKSFGAVKQTDGEVVFQTGMVGYPESLTDPSYHSQLLVLTYPIIGNYGVPAETNDENGLPYFFESYRIWSAALIVGEYCDKPSHWRNVKTLSKWMQEQNIPGIQGIDTRNLTKIIREKGTMLGKIVYKLPEVSGNLTIADPNLRNLVEEVSVKKPITYNASGKPRILAVDCGLKYNQIRCFLKRGARVDLVPWNHKLNVEQFDGLFLSNGPGNPEMCKEVIEQIKLVLKSDRKKPIFGICLGHQLLSMAIGCQSFKMKYGNRGHNQPCIHNSTSRCYMTSQNHGYAIDAETLPADWEPLFTNANDNTNEGIIHENEPYFSVQFHPEHMAGPEDLECLFDVFLDAVNAGPSSGCSIKQRLQQKLQFASKVPPTINEKPKKVLIIGSGGLSIGQAGEFDYSGSQAIKALKEENIQTLLINPNIATVQTSKGLADKVYFLPLVPEYVEQVIRSERPSGVLLTFGGQTGLNCGVELQKQGVFDKYHCKILGTPIQAIIDTEDRKVFTERVGEIGEKVAPSMAVYSVSEALSAAEQLGYPVMARAAFSLGGLGSGFANTKEELTVLATQALAHSSQLIIDKSLKGWKEVEYEVVRDAYDNCITVCNMENVDPLGIHTGESIVVAPSQTLSNREYNMLRTTAINVIRHFGVVGECNIQYALSPFSEEYYIIEVNARLSRSSALASKATGYPLAYVAAKLSLGIALPEIKNSVTGNTTACFEPSLDYCVVKIPRWDLHKFSRVSTKIGSSMKSVGEVMAVGRKFEEAFQKALRMVDENFPGFDPFMQEVNDAELMEPTDKRMFVIAAALKSGYTVEKLYDLTKIDRWFLQKMKNIINCYTLMETINQDDVSDDLLLEAKCSGFSDKQIAKALSSTELAIRKKREKSCIKPWVKQIDTVAAEWPATTNYLYLTYNALQHDLDFNEQHIMVIGSGVYRIGSSVEFDWCAVGCLRELKRLGKKTIMVNYNPETVSTDYDMSDRLYFEEISFEVVMDIYNVEQPEGIILSMGGQLPNNIALDLHRQQTRILGTSPDSIDGAENRFKFSRMLDRIGIMQPEWKNLTSVDDAIEFCQKVGYPCLVRPSYVLSGAAMNVAHSNQDLKTYLSVASKVSKESPVVISKFLLESKEIDVDAVAYEGIILCIAVSEHVENAGVHSGDATLVTPPQDINNKTLEKIMCITKSIAASLEVTGPFNMQLIAKDNDLKVIECNVRVSRSFPFVSKTLNHDFVAMATRTIIGETVDPVDVLGGCGKVGVKVPQFSFSRLAGADFMLGVEMASTGEVACFGENRYEAYLKAMMSTGFSIPKKSILLSIGSFKHKLELLPSMRILQKLDYQLYASLGTADFYTENGVKVQSVEWTFENIDDMASESELKHLAEFLSSKKFDMVINIPMRNGGARRVSSFMTHGYRTRRLAIDYSIPLITDVKCTKLLVEAIRLIGKAPPMKTHTDCMSSRNLTKLPGFIDVHVHVREPGATHKEDYASCTAAALAGGVTLILAMPNTNPPIVNEESFLLAKKLAKEGARCDYGLFVGASSDNASSICELANEAAGLKMYLNETFTTLRLNDLTEWDKHLSAWPKKAPLCVHAESQTTAAIIFLASLVNRPVHICHVARKEEILIVKAAKEKGLKVTCEVCPHHLFLSTKDIQKLGSQKSQVRPVLVSPEDQQALWDNMHVIDCFATDHAPHTIEEKLSDTPPPGFPGLETILPLLLNAINENRLTIEDVVNKFYKNPKKIFGLPEQPNTYVEVDMDEEWIVPSAMPYSKSKWTPFAGKKIKGAVHRVVLRGEVAYVDGQVLVQPGFGQNVRDLDKRLFSNLSASLNELRPPSALDRPMSPLPHLDRTDYDNDGHTNEMFSKLLSADNKVHFANDIHERSVVSPIPPLTSRIRTDSFSNQERQMRSKGEGLLATHVSSEISHHHAHGVTGKHILSVDMFSKEQLNYIFNLAQTFRVYVSKERPLDHILKGKLMASVFYEVSTRTCSSFAAAMQRLGGSVIYMDESSSSVKKGETLVDSLAVMAGYSDVIVLRHPGQEPVLKASLQCRKPIINAGNGIGEHPSQALLDVFTIREEIGTVNGLVITLVGDLKNGRTVHSLAKLLTLYNVNLRYVCTSNLRMPPEIMKFVAERGIHQQEFNTLEEVLPDTDVLYMTRIQQERFATREDYKKACGHFTVTPQLMTKAKKRMIVMHPLPRVDEISPEFDSDPRAAYFRQAEGGMYIRMALLSMVLGRC